A region of the Parambassis ranga chromosome 24, fParRan2.1, whole genome shotgun sequence genome:
AGATGCTGTGGGGGCTGGTCAGGCAGGGCCTCAAATGTGAAGGTGAGCATGGGGTCAGACTCACTGCCAGGTCAAATGGGAATATTCATATTGATATAAGAAGGTCATTATATAGGTGTTTAAACTCTGGAAGCATCTAAGATCACATCACAGATGTGGGATTATTGTGAATTTTATCTCTGAAACTGGAACGTTCCAGCACATCTGCACTTTGATGTTATATTAAATTCATAAAGAGGAAACCTCGCTTCAATCAGCAGACAccaggatgtaaacatgtttatttctgtgttaacatggaggtctggggattgactcacattCAGAGCAAGCCTCCGGAGGacacagggggaactgcaggtttttaaACGTCCACATTCAGCCCTGGAGATTGTTGCTTGGCCATAACTCAAGAATTCATACGCTAATTAATGTATAATAGGAATCCACCCTGTTCACTTCCTCTGTTTGGATCAGGACTGAGACCAGGAGAGCCTCCTGTTCCGCCCGTTGGTCCATCTCAGGCTCACTGGTGTCGCTGTAGTTGAGGTGATTGTTGTCGCGTGATGGAACAAAGCTAAGCTCTGACTGCAGAAACGTCATGCAGCTGAGAgctggtgtgtgtttacaatAACATCCCCTCATCAGTCCATTCAGAGTTTGTGTTTCCTTTATAATAATTCCATTATTGTTCTGCTGCCACATCCTGCAGTCTTCACCTCAGAAAACCTGAGCTTCACCGGCTCATCACCTGctgaaagtcacacacacacggatttATCCTCCAGGACTGGATTGTCAGGATATCTGGGCATTAAAAGCAGCTTCCTGTTAATTAAACTTCAcgacaggaagtgatgtgtgCAGCCAGGGTTTCTGCGGTGATGTAAGACAGATCAAACTTTAATGAGTGCACCAGAGAAGAATAGCAGGCAAACAGAACCGATCTTAAAAACATGACCGCCGTGACTCTTGTTGTTTTATTCGACACCACGGCGTGTTCGAGGATTCTTGCTCAGGTTTCAGCCTTTAGCTTTGATTTCTGCCACATCCAGGCTGACCGAATCGTCACCTCCGATCGAGGACCCGGGCTCACATCcaggttttcacacactggTTCTCAGGCCTGACTGTGACTGTACAGCAGGATGTCTTCATTGACTCTCTGACTTCCTGCAACTATTTTTCAGACAGCTTCTTCTTTAATGTTGTGATCTCAGAGTGAATGGTAACTGTAGCGATGCCAAGAAGAGAGAGAACGGAGACGCCTGATGTTCAGAGCGGCTGTCGGCGCAGCAGAAATATGGCTTCCGCTTCTGTCACCTGTTTGGAAGATGAAACGGTTAAAACAACTTTCTGCTGATTGTCAGGCATGACGAGAAAAACAACCGTCATTTTGTAAATCACTGTTAAAGCGGCTCATTTAGTAAACAGCCTCAGTCACCACATCCTGAGCTGTTTATAATTCTTGTTCCTGCATTTTGAAGCAGCTGCATGAAAACAGATGGTTTGTCTGTGATCAGAGTCTTTAGCCTTAATCAACCTTCACTTGATGGTCATGCACCAGACAAGAGGCTAATCACCATTTTATTAAGAGTTGCTGTGCAGCTGTGCTCTCCAACGGTTCATGAGCCCACTCGGAGCCAGGCTTAAAGCTCAGTGCTGCAGTGAATCAGACCTAATGATCGAGTTTTGATATTTTCTTGATATTATGTGCACTTGTTGGACatttctctgcctgtctcccaaTTGACCCTCATCACAGTGTCACAACTGAACACCATAGGAGTACGACtgtgaaaactgtgtttttattgttcttgGAGCAGCTTGTAAAACATCTTAATCTCTAATCTCTAATTTGCAGGATGTGGACTGAACTACCACAAACGATGTGCGTTTAAGATACCCAACAACTGCAGCGGGGTCAGGAAGAGACGGCTGTCCAACGTCTCCCTGCCGGGCGCCGTTCTGTCCGTCGCTCGTCCACCGTCCACAGAGTTTGCCCCGATTCCGCAGGAGGAGGTGGGTTTACTCATGTCTCCTTAGATTAACACATgctgtgaatgaaaacacacagtgtccacGTTATCAGACCTACAGCACATTGTGCAACCAATGAgccagtaacacacacacacacacactctctctctctctctctctctctctctctctctctctctctctgatggctGGAGGCAAACCACTTGATTTTCCATCCCgtttaaagcagcagagagacagattCAGACCAACACATTCTTTATcaatcgcacacacacacacacacacatcacagcacaaaGAGGAACGTCTGCCATGGGACAAATGATCAGTTTCATGTTTAGATTCTGCACATTCAGTACACCTGAGATCATTCCCATGATGCTGTGCTCAGAAAATGTGTCCCAACTCTAATAcgaatatatttatttagaatTTTGGAGAATATTTGGCACGGCCTCATCTTAAATATGGCAGACCTGAGCTCCATGATGTGTTTATTGATTAGTTTAACTGTGGAAAACATGAAAGGAAAGAGCAGCACTGTGAGCACAGGACCGTCCCTGCGGCTCTGAAGGTAACGTCTTCTTCTTCCCGTCTGGTATTCCAGATAATTTGAGCTTTGATCCGACGTGCACAGGTTTACAGCAACCTGACGGAGGCAGTGATGTGAGAAGGTGGATTATCAGACCGTATGTGTACTAATTCAGGCCCATTGTGTCACATGCTTCCTGCTCCTGCCTCTGTAAGCTGCACAAGGACGCTCATTGTTCCTGTGGATAGAAACCACTTCATCTGTCGCTCTGCTTTCACCATGAGGGAACAAATCTCTAAATCTGATGTCTCACATGAGCTGAAGCTCCTGAACTGGGATTGTTCCCTTTTGTTTCCCAAACACAGCAAGATCAATCAATAAGAACTGAAACGTATGATTAGAAAAGTCTTTTTATTCAGTTTATTAGAAATATGAGCAGAGGGCGAATTTATGTCCATGTGTAACAATGAAGAAATAAAATCCACATGTGTTctctcacagcttctgttttgttctgtcgTAGAAAATAGAAACAATAAAGGAAAATGTGAATGAGTAGGTGTGTCCGGACATTTAACCGGTCTGTATTGTTTGGGGGATTTAATGTAGGAAAGAACCTTTGTCGGGTTTCCTGTGAGGCAGATCTGAGGACGCCTCTGATTACAGGCGGCCTCAGAGTGCACCTGCTGGTCTGCAGCGCACCGACCACgctttaaatttaaaaacttccatttgttttttctcctcttccaccAGCAGCGCCCCCTCCTGGGTGCCGGTAAGCGTAACTCCCTGCTGAGCGGCCGTCCCATCTGGATGGAGAAGATGGTGATGGGTCGGGTGAAAGTCCCTCACACCTTCTCTGTCCACACCTACACCCGTCCCACCATCTGCCAGTACTGCAAACGCCTGCTGAAGGGCCTCTTCCGCCAGGGGCTGCAGTGCAAAGGTGACGACGCACACGCGTAGAGAAAGTGGGAAAAAATGTTgtataaataaaaagtatttatctatttataaCCAATTCCGCCTGCAGGATCAATAAAGCATGTCTCTGTATCTGTCCATCCAGCCTCTAAAGATACCCAGTTTGCAAACGCTCACTTTAAAGAAGCCGTTACCTGAGAAGCTTTACAGTCTGAGAGCGGCTCAACCCTCAGAAACCAAAGCAGTTTCAGGGCAGTTTTCACATCACGTGTTCATCCAGTGTGACTCATTGTTCACTTCAGTATAAAGACCTGCTCTGGTATTGACGGCTCAATCATGGCGGCATGTAGAGAAACATGgatgaatgttttcttttcttttcttcagatTGTAAATTTAACTGCCATAAGAGATGTGCAGCCAAAGTCCCTCGAGACTGTCTGGGCGAGGTGGACTTTAACGGAGGTGAGTGTTTCGCCATAGCTGCTTCTGAAGGAAACGTCCAGACGTTCAAACATCAGACACCatcactttttgttttcattcatttcctcGGTTTGAAAGCACATTGACTTTTACCACATTGTGTCTCACGATCCATCAGTTAATCAGCGAAGTCTACGTCCAAGTTAAAACCTGTAATATTCTAACGATAATATTTTAGTAAATGAAACTAAAACTGGATTTATTTTCCTGTAAAGCTGTGATTTCCAGACTTAATCGGCCTATTAGTTAAACTTTCGTGATTTCTCTCTGCAGAGCCGGCCAGTCCGAGTTTGGACTCGGAGGCGACGATGGAGGTGGACAACTGCGACATCAACAGCGACGGAGGTCAGAGCATGGACGAGCAGGACGAGCTGACGACCCCCGAGGACAAACTCTTCTTCATCGAGGGCCACTGCACGGACGGCGAGAGGGACGATGAGACGGTCAGAGCCATCAGGTGAGGGAACCTTTAGCACGTGTcgaattatttttctttatatacAAAAGTAAACTTTGTaatactgtttttgttttgttgcagcccgTCGACCAGCAGCAACATCCCTCTGATGCGCGTGGTtcagtccatcaaacacaccaAGAGGAAAAGCTCCACAGTGGTGAAGGAGGGCTGGATGGTGCACTACACTAACTGGGACAACCTGGTGAGATGCCTGCACCCTAAGAAACCCTCACCAGAGCGAGGGCATCCCGCCTGACGgcctgtttgtttcttttcctctgcagaggaagagacatTACTGGCGGCTGGACAGCAAGAGTCTGACTCTGTTTCAGAATGAAAGTGGAGCCAAGTATTACAAGGTAGGAGACCCAGCCGGGCCAGATCTGGTTTCAGCCACTCGGGCCAAACAAAGCAGCCACGTGAAGCGAAGGAGAGAGTCGGCTCACACAGTAACTTCACTGTCTGTGATCACCAGAGTGTTCACTGTGCCTATCACAGTCAAATGTTTAGTGATTAGTTTAATTGGACTTGTTGACGATCAGGTAATAAAACAAAGTTTGAAATATGTGAACACCAGGTtcagctcagctgcagctgcagctccatcaCTTCCCTCTCTTGCACTCCACCTCCTTTCATCTCCTATCCTGCCGCCGACCTGCTGACCTTCAGCACAAAGCGCCGTACAAACCCTCCTTTGAAGGGAAACTCACAGCGGAGTGCGGCTCAGTCAGGGGGAGGCATGCGGCGGTGGCTTCCCCGCTGCCTCGTCTCTGGCTCGTCGCCATGCTGCCGAGTGCCCGAAGCCTCTGAGGCACGTCCTGCCTTTTAATCAGAGGATGAAAAGATGCTGATGGGAGGGCgtggctgagaggaggaggaggaggaggagggctgaacTCGGCAGAGCACAAAACGTTAAAATGACTCTGAGGGGCACCACTGAGAAAATCCTTCTTCATATGTTTAATCTGGCACGGTTAGGGGGAAGGAAGGGAAGTTTCAAAGACTGGAATCCAGAGAGTGTCTCAGTTTAGCGGAAAGACGACAAGATGGAGGACTGAAACTTCACTTCAGCCACACAGAAACTTAAACTGTCGGCTTTCTTACTGTAGGAGATCCCGCTGTCTGAGATCCTGCAGGTGAAGCCCGTGCAGGACCTCGGCAGCCTGCCGCAAGGCAGCAACCCGCACTGCTTCGAGATCGTCACTGCCAGCATGGTGTACTATGTCGGAGAGGACAGCGGCGGCCTCTACCACAACCCCGTCTTGGCAGCGTCCGGCGTGGGGCGGGACGTGGGCCAGAGCTGGGAGAAGGCCATCAGACAGGCAATGATGCCCGTCACACCCAAGGCCAGTGTCGGCACTGGACCGGGCCAGGGGAGGGACCACAGTGAGTAAAACAGAGCCAAACCTTGGTCTCACACTCTGAGGGGTGGTACAGACCAGGCCTGGTGCTGATTGATTATAAATCTGTGTGAAATAAAAGGCAGATGTCGTGTAAGGAGGTCCTGCCCACTGAGTCCAACCCACAGCCTCCGCTGTTTCACCCCGACACAGTAATGTCCCTGAAATCAGATTATACTCCGTTATGTTTTAATGGACGTGTCTGTGAAGAGCTTCCAAATATTGTTTCAGAaggttacacaacacacacacacaacacacagcgcTGACATTTTAACGTGATTGAAAGGATTTCAGAGGATTTTCCGCTTCCTCTCCGGTTAAAGTGTCTCTTTGTGTGACAATATGAGCTTCATCTCAAAATGACCGAACACCTAAACGCACCACATGCCATTAAAAACAGCCCATTAACCACCGCCGTTATGAAACCGGTGCAGTCAGCCGTGTGTTCCACCTGTTGAGTAATTAATGCAGTAAAATCATCACACATGAATAAATCATGACGCAACGTTGGTTTTTTAATTATCTCAgattgagattaaaaaaaataagacaccGATGCTGCCTTCACAGTCTGATGTGATTCActcttaatgctaagctaacaagtTAATCAAAGCTTTTAATCAATTCAAACGTCTTTGTAAACAGCTACAGTGTCTGGAAGAAGTCTAAGCTGCCACGTTGCCTCTTTGTTCTGCCACTGAcattttttcacattaaaagcctCTGGAGTGCTTTTAATTTGACAATTAACAAATAAAGGTAAACAAACATCGAGTGAGGTCACtgaaccaaacaggaagtggatgaAGTGCCACACACTGCGGTTCCTCCAGAATCTACAGGATGATCTCCAGATGATCTTCCAGTTTTGTCAAAGAATATCAAAGTGAAGTGTTGGTAAACTCAGCCACTAGTGGCCGCTCttggaactgcagtttcagctcctccacgtCAGCTTCTCTAAACTGTTTATAAAATGGGAAACACTAAGACTCAGACTTCCCACAGCTCCCGTCTCTCTGAGTGATGATCTAACCGGTGACCTAAATATCAACGGGCTGCCTGCTCCACATTGGACTGCAGGCATTGATCACAGAGGGGTGACCCGCTCCAATCCCAGCCAGGAATCTGAAATCCATATCAGCTCATCAGTTTTCTGGACACAGAACGCGCCCTGGGCTCTTCGGTGTCAGGCTGAATTAACGCAGCGTGCGCTCCCAGCCACAGGAAGCAGaggcttttattctggtgaAATCTGGAAAATGGCTCGCAGAGAACATCCTGCGTGCTCTTCCATCACGTGTTGagcaaacaaacatgtctgtttGATCTCAGCTGGAGGCCTCCCGTCACCTAACAAACAGGGAAACGCAGGAAATGAGATTTTAATGATTGAAAGGTTAGAAAAACAACACTTTGCTTTGTGTCTCCTCAGAGGAACTCTCCATCAGCATATCAGTGTCCAACTCCCAGATCCAGGAGAACGTGGTAAGTCATGAGTGATCCGATAAATGTGCCATGAACCAAACCTCCGTATTGAACAGGCTACGTCTTCCCTTCAGGATATCAGCTCAGTGTACCAGATCTTCGCTGACGAGGTCCTCGGCTCGGGACAGTTTGGGATCGTCTACGGAGGTGAGACGCGTCTTCATTCAAAGATGGATGAAATGTTAGTGACGAGCTGAAACTTCATCTCCTCGTCTTCCTcaggcaaacacagaaaaacggGCAGAGACGTGGCCATCAAAATCATCGACAAAATGAGGTTCCCCACCAAACAGGAGAGCCAGCTGAGGAACGAGGTGGCCATCCTCCAGGTAGGACATGATGTTCACCAGTTTAACCTCACATAAGAAGGAAAAGGTCTCCAGCATGTGGATTCGTTTCCCACAGAACCTCCACCACCCGGGCATCGTCAACCTGGAGTGCATGTTTGAGACGCCCGAGCAGGTGTTCGTCGTCATGGAGAAGCTTCACGGCGACATGCTGGAGATGATTTTATCCAGCGAGAAGAGCCGACTCCCCGAACGCCTCACCAAGTTCCTGGTTACACAGGTCAGTGGCGCTATGATGAGCTCCTCAGCTGAGCTGACGGAGGAtctctgatgtttctgtctggTGTCACAGATCCTCGTTGCTCTCAGACATCTTCACTTCAAGAACATCGTCCACTGTGACCTGAAGCCTGAGAACGTCCTGCTGGCCTCCGCGGAGCCTTTTCCTCAGGTGAGAGCGGCTCGGATTCAAACTGTAATCACCTTGTCATCTTCCTGTGTGATCGACCCAAACCTTCGTCCTGCTCAACCAGGTCAAGCTCTGTGACTTTGGCTTTGCTCGTATCATCGGGGAGAAGTCGTTCCGCCGCTCCGTGGTCGGCACGCCGGCCTACCTGGCGCCCGAGGTGCTCCGAAGCAAAGGCTACAACCGCTCTCTGGACATGTGGTCGGTTGGCGTCATCGTCTACGTCAGCCTGAGCGGGACGTTTCCCTTCAACGAGGACGAGGACATCAACGACCAGATCCAGAACGCAGCCTTCATGTATCCACCAAACCCCTGGAAGGAGATCTCAGAAGAGGGTAAGGGACCAGACGGGCTCTGGCgtcattcatccattcatccattgtgtgtatttaacaaggtgtttttttttttgctgacagCCAAGGACCTGATCACCAACCTGCTGCAGGTGAAGATGAGGAAGCGCTACAGCGTGGACAAGTCTCTGAGTCACCCCTGGCTGCAGGTAGCGGGCTGATCTaagagctgctctctgctgtttgaAGCTTCCTGCATTCTTTGTGTTTAACCCATTGTTCTCACAGGACTACAACACTTGGCTGGACCTGCGGGAGTTCGAGACGCGGCGCGGCGAGCGTTACATCACCCACGAGAGCGACGACGCCCGCTGGGAGGAGTACGCCGACGAGAGAGGCCTGCACTACCCCAAACACTTCATCATGTCGCCCAACCTGGACGACATGGAGGAGGACCCGTAAGGTGGCCGCGCAGGGTCCCCGCACGTTCCCCACGAGGGGGGACGCAGGTCCAGGGGAAGCCATCGCCACGGTGATGCAGGAGGATAATACACGTCTGTGAAGAGTGAGGACTCGCCGGTCAGGCTGCTACAATCAGGTCCAGagaatttacacacattttacctTCAACTGTTTTTtccagttttattattttaattctcTTAAACACGTCTGTGGAGCTGTGGAACGGCTCACCTGGACTGACCCAGACCTTCTCAGCTTTCATTAGATCCTGGTCACATTTTTAGATCTATCCAACAActgtgcaacaacaacaacaacaacacgtcCTGATCTGAGTTTCTGTTCCTTGTCGTCTTTGCACATTTGAATTTAACTGTTAGTTTATCTGTAACAGCTGGACCCCGTGAGTTTGTTCTGATCGACCAAATCCAAAAAAGTTTTATCATGAAGGCCATTTCTTTTTACCAGCAGGGGTTAAAATAGATACGGATCAATTTTCTGATTAAGTCCGTGGTTAACTGGAGTAGCTGAACGGAGCCACCAGCTGACCTGATGTAACATTTAGCATCTTAGCTTTGTAGCATGCTAATAATACCTtgtgaaaatgtgaaattaGCGTGTTACAGTGGTAACAGTTAGCATTTCAGGGTAACATGCTAACTTCCCTGTGTTAGCATTGTTGCTACTCAGGTTCATTTCTGAgcatttaacagaaaaaaacaaaacaaaagccgaGCTGatactggagctgctgctgtctctgaacTCTAACGTGTCGTCAATCCTGATCTGACTCCAACCTGAGAATTTACttcacattttatatt
Encoded here:
- the LOC114428263 gene encoding serine/threonine-protein kinase D3-like isoform X2, which translates into the protein MSAENSPPPPPPPPLASPRSYPTLPQHTAPPTPSPSPSPPATVCSRLSNGSQTAPSPTNSRGSFHGVSFLLQIGLTRETVTLDPGDLSLSAVREQVCSIVDQKFPECGFFGMYDKILLFRHDLSSDNILQRLTSAEDIHEGDLVEVVLSALATEEDFQIRPHTLYVHSYKAPAFCDDCGEMLWGLVRQGLKCEGCGLNYHKRCAFKIPNNCSGVRKRRLSNVSLPGAVLSVARPPSTEFAPIPQEERPLLGAGKRNSLLSGRPIWMEKMVMGRVKVPHTFSVHTYTRPTICQYCKRLLKGLFRQGLQCKDCKFNCHKRCAAKVPRDCLGEVDFNGEPASPSLDSEATMEVDNCDINSDGGQSMDEQDELTTPEDKLFFIEGHCTDGERDDETVRAISPSTSSNIPLMRVVQSIKHTKRKSSTVVKEGWMVHYTNWDNLRKRHYWRLDSKSLTLFQNESGAKYYKEIPLSEILQVKPVQDLGSLPQGSNPHCFEIVTASMVYYVGEDSGGLYHNPVLAASGVGRDVGQSWEKAIRQAMMPVTPKASVGTGPGQGRDHKELSISISVSNSQIQENVDISSVYQIFADEVLGSGQFGIVYGGKHRKTGRDVAIKIIDKMRFPTKQESQLRNEVAILQNLHHPGIVNLECMFETPEQVFVVMEKLHGDMLEMILSSEKSRLPERLTKFLVTQILVALRHLHFKNIVHCDLKPENVLLASAEPFPQVKLCDFGFARIIGEKSFRRSVVGTPAYLAPEVLRSKGYNRSLDMWSVGVIVYVSLSGTFPFNEDEDINDQIQNAAFMYPPNPWKEISEEAKDLITNLLQVKMRKRYSVDKSLSHPWLQDYNTWLDLREFETRRGERYITHESDDARWEEYADERGLHYPKHFIMSPNLDDMEEDP
- the LOC114428263 gene encoding serine/threonine-protein kinase D3-like isoform X1; its protein translation is MSAENSPPPPPPPPLASPRSYPTLPQHTAPPTPSPSPSPPATVCSRLSNGSQTAPSPTNSRGSFHGVSFLLQIGLTRETVTLDPGDLSLSAVREQVCSIVDQKFPECGFFGMYDKILLFRHDLSSDNILQRLTSAEDIHEGDLVEVVLSALATEEDFQIRPHTLYVHSYKAPAFCDDCGEMLWGLVRQGLKCEGCGLNYHKRCAFKIPNNCSGVRKRRLSNVSLPGAVLSVARPPSTEFAPIPQEEQRPLLGAGKRNSLLSGRPIWMEKMVMGRVKVPHTFSVHTYTRPTICQYCKRLLKGLFRQGLQCKDCKFNCHKRCAAKVPRDCLGEVDFNGEPASPSLDSEATMEVDNCDINSDGGQSMDEQDELTTPEDKLFFIEGHCTDGERDDETVRAISPSTSSNIPLMRVVQSIKHTKRKSSTVVKEGWMVHYTNWDNLRKRHYWRLDSKSLTLFQNESGAKYYKEIPLSEILQVKPVQDLGSLPQGSNPHCFEIVTASMVYYVGEDSGGLYHNPVLAASGVGRDVGQSWEKAIRQAMMPVTPKASVGTGPGQGRDHKELSISISVSNSQIQENVDISSVYQIFADEVLGSGQFGIVYGGKHRKTGRDVAIKIIDKMRFPTKQESQLRNEVAILQNLHHPGIVNLECMFETPEQVFVVMEKLHGDMLEMILSSEKSRLPERLTKFLVTQILVALRHLHFKNIVHCDLKPENVLLASAEPFPQVKLCDFGFARIIGEKSFRRSVVGTPAYLAPEVLRSKGYNRSLDMWSVGVIVYVSLSGTFPFNEDEDINDQIQNAAFMYPPNPWKEISEEAKDLITNLLQVKMRKRYSVDKSLSHPWLQDYNTWLDLREFETRRGERYITHESDDARWEEYADERGLHYPKHFIMSPNLDDMEEDP